GAAATTGGGCACGGCTAATCGCTTCGCGTGAGAGCTCAGGTATTTTTTTGTATATCACTAATGAGCCAATTTTATGCAGCATGCCGGCAACAAAAAGTCGTTCGCCATTTTTGTTGTTGCTACGTGTGCCCCCATGCTTTCGCGGGGCCTGCCCCGTGCTTGACACGGGGGTGCAACGGCCAGCAATGGCGCGCGCGACTAAACCACAATAAATGCTTTGGCGCCAGAACTGGGACATATTGACAAGGTCGCTGGGTATGCCGGTAAACATGCGTGTCACCGAGGTAGCGAGCACGAGGTCGCGTAATTCCTGCATGCCGATGATGGCAATAGCCCGCGTAACGGTGGCAATTTGTGATGGAAAACCATAGAAAGGACTGTTGACTAACTTTAACAAACGCATCGTTAAGCTGGGATCGTTGCTGATAATTTTACTAATATCGTTGGCCGAGCAATATGGGTCATTAATCAGGTCATTAATCTGGCTGTAGATTTCGGGTAATGAATTGAGCTCGACGCTGCTAATGATGAGTTCATGTGGGCTGAGCTGAGACATTATTACTTGTTGACCTGGCTGAGCCAGATTTTTTTTAATTCGTTAATAAAAGGGTGATCGTCATTCTCACGAAAGCGTTGTGTCATTATTGCTAGTAATTCGGGTTTGGTTTCAGCGTGTTCTTGGGGTGCTTTGTTACCAGTTGGAGGCGCAATCTCATGAATCTCGACCTTGGTGACGGCGCGTGTTTTCAGTAGTTTAATATGACGCAGGGAGAGTACTGATCCAGCTGTTACGAGGATTTTGTTGCTCGATCCAATGACATCGGCGGCGAGCACCATTCCTGGCGCTACTTTGGTGAGTTCTATTTGCGGCATTGGTTAATCACATGCGTTATGCTTTGAGTTTGAGCTGGTTTAGTGGTTACGTTTTTCTTTAGATCAACCGGCATCGTTGATCTAGTACTCCAACAAGGTAGTATTGATGGGTTCAGAGCCTACCAAATGCGTCCAGGCGAGGCGTCGTACGCAGACAATGGTTGTTCCATTGTCAAGCACGGCAACGCGGCATGGACGCATTTGGTAGACTCCCTGCGGGCGAGTCGGCAAGGCGTCATTCACGGTGTTGCGTCTCTTGCAAAGGGGCTCGCCCTTCACGGCGAGACGCGCCTTGTGGCTAACGCCTTGCCGGCTCGCTGAACTCATCAATACTACCTTGTTGGAGTACCAGTAGTTATCGGATGAGCTGATAGTAAACTTGAGTGAATGAGGTTCTAGGGGGCGTTCTCAATCAATAAGGCCGCCCTGTTGCACCTTCAATGACGCCAGGCGCCCCGCAGGAAGTGCCCTTGGGGTGCAAGGCGAGAGGAGAGAGATTTGGTGGTTCCAAATGAACGACGAACAACGCAGCATGGCGTCATTGAAGGTGCAACCCAAAGGGCAGGATCTGTTTTTCTGCCCAGCGGCGTTATACCCCTAGGGCACGTAATCGCTCG
This region of Gammaproteobacteria bacterium genomic DNA includes:
- a CDS encoding HDOD domain-containing protein, producing the protein MSQLSPHELIISSVELNSLPEIYSQINDLINDPYCSANDISKIISNDPSLTMRLLKLVNSPFYGFPSQIATVTRAIAIIGMQELRDLVLATSVTRMFTGIPSDLVNMSQFWRQSIYCGLVARAIAGRCTPVSSTGQAPRKHGGTRSNNKNGERLFVAGMLHKIGSLVIYKKIPELSREAISRAQFHGEVLYRAENNVIGFNHADVGGELIRQWKLPKNLETAIEHHLFPSQSLDDSSDTAIVHLANLITTTLQSSNEEVIPPLDHKAWGNAGCAVELIGPIVDEANTQLAQTYSLVRCDH